In Glycine max cultivar Williams 82 chromosome 10, Glycine_max_v4.0, whole genome shotgun sequence, the DNA window agagagaaagaaacatATTACTATGCAACCTAACTAAAAATAGTTAAAGGAAGAGTTTATATAGTTGACAGTGAGAATTGTCAACTATCTTATCGGACAACTAACTACAGTTAACAAACGAAGAACACCTAATTGTAGTAAGCAAAAATACTTTTCGAGAGCTGGAGGTGCAATATACTTTTCTAGGTACAATATACACTTATGCAAATCAACCTTTCTAAAGTCATCTTTGAAATGGACTCTGCTGTTGCAATTAATATGGTCATCAATAGACAAACTCGATCCCATTATGTGCTACATTTGTTGAGGGATATTATTATTAGAGAGCTGGAGGTGCAGGATTGGAATTCAGATAGTTCATACTTTTCGAGAGGCCAGTAGATATATATGATTTTCTAGCCAATAACGATCATCATCACGCTTCTCTGTTTCATATTCTTGAGTCTTGTCCCCTTTATCTCCCTTCTTTAGTTTCTAATGATGCCAAAGGGTTGACCTTCCTGTGGTTGGTCAAAGTGTAGCTCTTTTTTTCCTcggtaataaaaaaaagtgtaaaagaaatatatattaatatattttttttaattataatctttataattaaaaaatattatttataaaattaaccaaaGAAATCAAGTGACAGTACTGATTTATTGCCTAgtaattgtataaaatattatgggtttaattcctaaaaaaaaaatactatttttcacTATGTCAACAACCTAAATAAGCACCTATGACATTGACTTTGGACAGTAAATCGACGGAATAACCAAAATTACTTATTCTGAAAAAATAAGAGAACCGCGGGGAactaattacaatttagcctaTTTATGCCTATCTTTATAACACctccatgaaaaaaaaatcatcaacaaaTTCTTTAGTAATTAATTTCTCTAAGCATTTTATGTGTTCCAAGTTACCTgtataataaagtttttttttaaaaaaaagaattcataAAGCTAACTCTGTAAAGTATTTGCATAGACGGTAGACTTCTACTCATCGTTGCTAAATCAGGATTTGTAAAGTAATTTCACTCCCACCATAGATAACCTGTTCAAGATCATCTGTTGTGCTTGCGTTGCCATTGTTTCTCAATGTCCTTGAGAACATCTAGCACACCAAGAATGCCCAAAAGAATGAGTCCACCTGAAAAGTTACCTCCACCCCCTCCGTTGCCACCATGACCATCGCCATCGTAAGGTGGCAAACCAGGTCCATTGTTGTCAAGTTTAGGAGACTTCACTTTGTCTGTCATTTCAGATTAAGTATTAGCATTCTATGTCTGTATAGAAACATTGAACATACAAATCTTCAGAACATGGTTAAAGGATAACAGATAATTAAGGCCAAAGTTTACTGACATCTATGTATATACTTTTAGGatagaaaataaatactttACTAGATAAGGGGAAAATACGAGAGAAGATAACctccaaaataaaatatcagaAGAAAAACAGAGAAGGGAACACAACAACTGCCCCTAAACTCTCCTAGGAAACCCCTCCACAAAAgggaaaaaacaaataaacataaaacatCTCTTCCTTTTGCTTTCCGCAAAGAAGACAGCTTTGAAGCTTCAAAAGAAGAACCTTCTTTAAGCCTTCTAAATCCTTTAGACCTTCATAATTTACTGTTGTGCCaatctttcatttttgttgCTCTTCACACTATAGGTACTTGGCAAGAGATTGGGCATGTAACTCATTCCTGTAACCCAAGTGGGAGAAGTGTCGGAAGGGTGTTGGTCTTATGGCTTTGGTGGGAACCCTCTGGAGCAGCAGCCATTAAGGGAGTGCCCGGGAGTAATAAGGTGGTTTGGTGGCTGGGAGAAGGACATAAGGGTTGAAGTGATAAGGATGCCATGGGTTCAAATCCACCCATTAACATAACTTACTAATTGCTAACATTTGCCGAAAGAGAGCTCCTTTACCTTCTCACCCACTGGTTTAACAAATTTATACCCAGAGTCAAGAAGATATGAAGATTTGGCCTCACTTctgttttatgaaaataatgaaaaggattcaagaaaaccattaacTATGAATTATATAGGGCATCTATCTGAAAGAAGCAAGAATTCGAAAATATAAGCTGTTACTGTATGTTCTTAGTTGTCACCTTCACTCTTAAAACCCCTTAATAGTTCCAACATTGATTTAGTTATGTCAAATGACACAGAAAGATGtgcatggaaaaaaaaaagaaaaaagtcatACATATAATCAAATGAAGGAGAACACAATGATTAGCATATCCAATGGTAGAGGCTAAAACACATTGAGAGGTTATTACCAGTAGTCATTGACCGAGAATTGCGTGTTACAGTTTGGGTTGCACTTGCAGTTGCAGCAGCACATTTAAAATTCTGTAGAGTTCACAATACAAACAATCAGAATATATTAGATCGTTAAACAATTAAGCCCAGCATTTCTGCCTTGCCAATGGTTCACCTAGAGCAACAAGACTCGAGCAAGTCTCAAGAATGGGACTGAAACtagggacaaaaataaaaacattaagagCATGTTTAGATAAACTTCTCCACAAATATTTATAGACGAAAAtaaggaaaattaaaataagctaattttagcttatgaaaaatcttatttcatttttcattctattttcttttcttataagtGCTTGTAGAGAATTTATCCATATAGACCCTAAATCTACTTCCATCACACAAAATCTCAGAAATGCAGattgtgttttgatgatgaattTTAAGATTGCAAGGAATTTCAAAATGCttgaaatataaattgatttgacttaaatttcctttattttctaaatatttttttttttggaaatatcaattgaaatttcttaaatttcaaattctaagtTTGGACACCACAATTCACTGTatgcaaaattttgtttttaaatatatatttaaaaaattgaaatttcaatatTAAACTTAATAAAGATAACCATTagccaattttaaaataattaataattcaaaaataatttaaatattaaataacatttaatcatttaaaaataattttaaatatttgatgattcataaaaatattgataagttTTACATCAATATTGATAGAGAGAAGAGAAACAGCAGAAAGTAATAcagaaggaagagaaagaaagaacagagagagagaatgaatattaaattttcacttttttaaatagaatttgaaattctataattttatgtatttaaaaatacttccacaaaatactataatttttaatatttataaaatacattatGATGACCAATCAATTACCTTCAAAACAATTGGAGCATCCCAAAACCAGTAAGAACTAGTCAAACCAGTCTATAATAGGTGTAGAAAATCAGTTTGAACAagcattttttagtttttcaattttttttcaatttaatataaaatatttttaagataaataaaaacaaattcaaagatTTCACCCAAGTATAAATTGTTTTGTCAATTACTCtcaatttttatcttataaagcATATACTTTAATCATttatatcaatttaaaattttttagatCTTGATTTCTCATGATTTTacacttaaaatattaaatataatataattattactgGTTCAACCACAAATAGACCAATTCAATCAAAACATTGATAAATGCAAAACACTAATTGGCCAACTCTCTACTTGAAAACCTAATAGCCCCTCAAGCCACATGCATAGAAGGGGAAGACTGAAATCACTTGTTTTTGTGTTGCCCATTCTCAAACAGGATTTGGTATGCTGTGATATCTTGGTTGGGTGTTGGTTGGGTGTGGATTTCGTGATGCTAGAAGACATTTCCCAGCTATTTACTCAGTTGGGTGCACTCACTAGAGGGACCAAGTTGAAAGCTATAAGACACATCTTTTGGCATTCTACTTGTTGGAATATTTGGGGGCTGATAAATTCAATTATATTCAGACAGGGACAGCAGGAAGAAAGAGACATCCTTTCACATATTAAAGCTTGTTCTCGGAAGTGGTTATTATACAAGAAGGGAGTTAAAGcagctttttcttttcctcatgGTGCACAAACCCTTTGGGTTGCTTGTCATAGAATAGTTATTTTGACTTAATAGGGGTCCTTTTTTGTGGATACCCCTAGGCTTGAAAGGTTGAATTGTTTTTTGTCTAGTTCATCTGTACACCTTGTACAGGAGCTATTATGCTCCCTTAGattatcaaatatattatatactttgcctttcaaaaaaaaaacttagcacACTTTGCTTGTCCATTAGAAAACTGGCACACCCCTAAGTAAATTTCTCCTTTAAATATCAACATTCTCACTCttaattgacaatttttttgcTTTGGTGTTACTTTTGTATTGGGGTATAGGGATGGAGACATAGAGAAGGGGACAGGTGATTTGATTCTAGAAGTGAAAGCGGGAAGGATAGTGGACAGACTGAAGAGTGTTAGACTCAATGGGGACTTGCACCTGCATGtgagaagaaagaaggatggGTAATAAACCGGAGTTTTGCATGTTCTTTTACAAGAGATTTTGCCTTGCTTTTAATTCAACTCATGTGATTTTATTGGcaaaatttatgtaattctgTGTTTTTACCTCTTTCCGCAGAATTTTCACATCTTCCAATCCAATTCCTGGCTGAATCAAACTTAACAGAATTAAAAGCAAGGCAAAAAAATCACATGAATTGAATTAAAAGCAAGGCAAAAAATCTTGTACAAGAATATGCAAACACCAGTTTATCAATGGGAAAGGTGTAATAAGGGGATTTCAACTAATGAAGAAAATAAGGAAGTGGGGGGTTTGATCAGAAGAGAGAAGCATAAAAGAGCAGACAACTAGCAGCATTTGAATGGAAAAGATCCTGGCATGAAGGGATATAGAGAGCATGACATCCATAGCGATTCAAAATTTTGGCAATTTGCCTTGGTTGGGTACAGCTCATTGCATTTTCTGGGTATCTTTCTTGTTTTCTCAACTATTTTCCAACTGCTGCCCTGTATTCTAAAGAGGGGAGCTGAACTCTCCTGAACTTCTATTGTAGGATagcaaatatttattgattaacaGTGGTCTATCAGAACCTTAGAAACTTTTCAATAACAGCTAATTCTGCATTGCAATAATACAAAGTTTGGATCCGCTTTACAGCTATGCTAAGATATAGCATCAATAGAACAAACAACACACAACAAATgccaaataaaagaataataataacttaCCAAAGCAGCAGCATGTCTGACATGGGATGATGGATTTTGCAATGTAGCAATCTTAAGTTCTCCTTTTCTGATGTTATATGGTAAGGGTTTCATCCCAACAATGTTTGGTCTAGTAAGCTTAACATGAGCATGAGGAAAATTTCCAATACCAACTGCATgcagaaaagaacaataaataaCTTATTCCATGATTTAAGCAACTTCCAACTTCCGAGACACTAAAGTCACAGCATTATGTTTACTAGAACTGAGCACTGCAAGATGTATAAAACATTGTACCTGGTAAATATAGAGGTGAAGTGCCAACACAACTTGCCATTGACGTTCACTTCTTGATTATGACCATGCAATAAAAGCTAGCTGTTAGCATGATGAGGCAGataactaaatataattttcaaacagAAGATATATGATGAACAAAGAGGTAGTTATTAAACAGAGACATGGGAATAAGCGCGGGGAGTTGtactttaattcattttacatgATTGTACATTTAAGccatgtttgaactttgaactaATTCCTAGccaatgttgttaatggcggatggccaaaaatccgccataaaaataTGACGGATGGCATAGCGGCAAATGGCGGAAGTCATGGcagacaaaatatatatatatatatatatatatatatatatatatatatatatatatatatatattaacaaaacaatagataaaaaataaatataaataaaaaattaaaaaaacaatggattgcattcaaataaactaaaaaagtttcatgagttcACACAATAaccaacaccaaataaactcattcaagagttcaaaaaaacaaaaggataaAAGCATAATGCAAAGTAAAGGTTGAGCTCTAATCATCTTCCTCCAATCCCAACATAATCCTCTTTGTTGTAATTAGTAGAAGAGGactaaacagaaaaaaaaaaagtggaaccaaaaattaaaaaaaagtgtcaaacaaaaaaaaaaaactgaacccaaaaaataaacagaaacagGTGCAAAGAAaaactgaacaaaaaaaaaacagaaccagGTGCCACTgcagaaaaaaaagagtttctTCCGCCATAACCGCCATTCCGCCACCACCGTTAAGCCTATGGTGGCTGCCATTTGAAACCCGCAACACCACCGCTATTTGGTGgcgttttttcaaaaatctgcCACGGCGCCACCATAACCGCCATTTGACAACACTGTTCCTAGCAAGAATTCagtttaattcttttttgagttttaaatGAATTCTAGTGTTTGACATCATTTGAGAAGTTGCACATAACAAGCTGTAAGTAAATAAAGATAGTAAAGAATTACTTAGTAGTTTGCTAAAGAAGGAAGGTGAACGCTTCTCTGTACCGTGAATGCTACAAATTTTCAGTTACAGAAAAGCATTGCtgcctaggaatttaaatatatCTGTTAGTTTATGATGAAATATTCCAAGGACTGGGAAGCTAACTTTTAATAAGAAACATTGCATGAAAAAACCGTATCCTGAGCATAAGAACATAGAGGCCAAGGACTGGTTGAGCAAGACAGATCAAAATCAACAAACAGGACATTCGCAGAACATCGGACTTTATTAACCAGCTATTTTGTGTTTGTAGCCTAAAGCAACATTATAGCAACATGATACAACGTTAAGAGGGCAACATTCTAAACTTGAGTTAAATATGGCTAAGTAAcgttaaacaatttaaaaagatCCCTACTTTGACATTGAATAAGCTTTCCATAAGTACAACTGTGGACAGTAACAGAGGACAACCACAATTCAGAGAGGATAACAAAAAGCTCTGTTCATGTGTAAGCGAGATAGACACTGCAGGCCATAGCAAGAGATATTgggatgtcccacatttatTAGTAAAGTTAATTGTAATACAAGGGCAGGATATAATCCTAGGGCTAAATGAATTCCCAACTCTCAAATCCTACGATTTTCACAGAACTCATTCTCCAGTTTCTAACTTGAATTAAAGACTAATCCAAAATAAACTACAAATTGAGgattaaattcaatcaaattctCAAATTTCAGGTGTTCCAAACATTCCCTTGGGTGTGCTTGGGAGTTAAGTTTTGATGGGAAGGGAAGAGACGAAAAGATTTTTAGAATGAAAGAAACAAAGTGataaattaacattaatatcCTACTCTTTTGTTTATGTTTACAAACACTACATAACtctctaaatttaaatttaaaaaatttgtcctCCCCTCCCTTCCCCCCCAAAACCTCACCCCCAAACATTCTCTAAGGAAAGGGGTATGAACTATGAAAGCATTATTAACCTCGATGAGCTTTTTCTTTATTGACATTGCAGTGGGCATGTGGTCACTGTGGTGCAATAAACTACAACTTAAAATTATGTGTAAAGCGTATAAAATTGAGCTTGCAGCTTGGTCACAATCGTGCACCGTGGTTGTGatcattgaaaaaataaaaaataaacactatTGATGCAAACCAGAACAGAAGCAATTCATTGGCCACCAAAACAAGAATATTGAGAGCACACTTGCACTTGTTGTGAGAAATTGACACAGAACAACTCAAACTTGCACTTGTTGGGAAAAATTGACACGGAACAACTCAAAATTCATACACTACTcgaacaacaaaaaattaagcAGCAACCAAAGAGTCCCTCAAAGAAGTCCAACAAAATCAAATCACCAAAAATACGAGTGTAATAAAGAAATTCTACACCTCATAATCAATcaccaaaacaataaaaacacaTAAGAAATGGCACAAGCAAACAcacaaatggaaaaaaaaaaaaaaaagcaatcttTTCTGTTCAAGAATAATATCCAaggtttaaaattaaataaaacgcATAAAATGTTTTATCTTTTCCCCCAAACTATTCTTCTTCTTGCGAATTTTTTAGTCTCTCGTGATGAAAACCTCATATTGATGAAACGAATGAATTGACACagaaaattgaatgaaaaaagaaaaatcgatgatagcaaagaaaacaaagactcggaaaaaaaaaagtgcgcAATTGAAACCTGCGTAGAAAACGTATGTTGTCATCGCAAGGGAGAGAAGAGGGCGTTACCGTAGAATGTATGAGAGACGGGGGTGTTGGTGGCCAAAGTTATGCAGCGTTGCCTTGGATTGGGGAGTTCTAAACTTGAGAATGGCGGTGATTCGCAAACCGGGTTGGGGTATTCGGTACtctttatttattgtttctttttttaattaaagggtATTGGATACTTCTAGAAGAAAAATTgtctaaatataaaacaaaatgagGCAATATAGGTCAATGCTAACATCATAATTACTAAGgggaatatattttaaataaaaattaagaaaaggtttagaaattaaaaaaaagttaggaaaaaaattaattaactaaaaagtaTTGGGAtagttgttaaaaaataaataaattgatggagggtaaaactgtttaaaaaatgtatacaCCAAATGAAATAAGTCtcattattaatagttatagattctatttagttattaaaacattttttaatcatgttttgtaactataatttatataagGCGGAAATGCAATTTTGGTCTCCTAGTTTTctaaattcatgattttgatcttcttgatatttaataataattttttattctctagtttttataaatttacgATTTTGGTCTACCTGAtagattattaactaataattgtgattattagagatattaaattaaataaaattattaataattaaaaacttttataaaagaCTATTAACCTAATGTGGTGTTATTGTCGGTGAAGTCGCACAACAGTGGAGGTAGAAAAAGTGTTTGTGGAGAAGAAGAGGAGCACAATGTTGTGAAAAATCagaaataatagttttttattcaatttttcaataattaatgattttgattaatttataattaacttaataactcaattaattagaattatttgttaataatctaCTAGGAAGACCAAAATACCAATTTATAAGACTAGGGGgaccaaaattatgatttagcctttacatatttataatcatagtTATTAAACTCGGCTCAGACCAACCAAGTTGACTCGTTGGTTCGGGAATCGGGCACCTAATCGGTTTGAGTCACATGTTGGATTGATTTCACATATAACTTGGTGTGACCCAATTTGACTCAGTGCAACCCGGCCTTAAATCGATAACTCGTTTGACTAAGTGgttcatgcatttttttacaGTTGAACAACATCACTcatgttagaaaaataaattgataccTTACACTTGTGTTGTTTAAaaaattgcttatattttttaCCAAGCATAACCGCATCTTGAAATTTGAGATGATAAAGTTGTtaccattttcaatttttccttaCTAATTTGTGTGTGTATTAAATTATGTctgtcattttcttttatttgtagaAATAGAACATGGTACCAGGGGGTTTACAACACTCACACACCTTACTCAACCAATTGAGCTAGACCTCCTTGGTAGATTATGTTTGTCATCatacaacaataatatatattttaaattccaacttaaggttgtttatatatattgaattttaaaaaatattacatgctcaaaatttaaaacaagttCATGCCTATGCTTCTAAAtatgttgaattttattaaacttCAAATCTTAAGTGTCTAGGTTTACATGTTATCaaattatttagattttttaatatagaacAGGTCATGCTGGTCAACTTATGACTCACTAGGTTGACTTCTGACCCAGTACCCCGACTGAGTCAATGATCAATTTGAGtatgaaaatattgattataatataatatttgttagatcaaagcttgaagcccttaattttagttttggtttgATAATTTTGCAATCCATAACATCTTTAATAGATGAGACATTTGTATTGAGGGTTTTTAGATTAGGCATGTGTGTGATATAGTCTAAGTCTTTTTCATGCTTAGTGTTAATCAAATATGAAGTGAATGAAGTATTCTAGTTCTCTAAGTTTCCTAAGAACTTAGTTTTACTTGAAATTTGGCTAGAAGCATAGAATTAATTGATTTCCTAACTTGCTAATCGAGTGTCCAAGCCAGTTTCAGAAGAAGGAAAGATCTATAGCTTAGGATAATCAATTGCCTCATTGGATAATCAATTATCCAATAATTGGAAACAAAGAGAAGCTCTCTGTGTGATtctataatcaattaccatatgtGACAATCGATTATCCAAACAACACAGAAGAAACAAAGATACTTAGACTAAAGCgaattaatcaattacaccttctgataatcgattatccAGTTTTTGGAAATACAGAACAAAGGGGATGTTAACGAATGAATCGATTGCCTGATTTTATAATGGATTAGATCTATTTTAACTGTTGAAACTTATAAATACCTCTATGTGTTTTCTTTATTGAAGACTCTTGATACGTtcgattttgaagaaaaatatttcaagatAGTCTTCTTCTAAAAGAATTGCACGACATTTAGTCTGAAGATTGAAGTTGATCAAAGAATCATTCATTCTACCATCATGAATTGACCATCTCTTGAAAAGAACTTGAAGATACTGAAGATCTACACATTTAGGTGTATTCAATCCTTTTTCTTACATTCATTTTAGGTTGTGATTCTTGGTTAGGGTTACCAAGAGGTTCAAAGAATTGATAGTTTCAATTCTAGGTCTTTTTTTTGTAGGTTTCAAAGGAAATATTGGAATTTATTTTAGAGAATTGTGTGTGCATAGTGTTTGTACTTGATTCTCTAAATAGTAGAAATTTTAAGGTCTTAGAACAACTAAATATAGGTTCTAATCGGattgaaccagtataaactcTTGTGTGCTCCTTTTCTCTTAACTCttaatcttgaattcatcttggTATTGGAATTGACCTCAAATGGCCATAAATACTCTGTTTTTACATTTGTTATAATCATAAATGTTTTCTTGATTGTATTGATCTTTTTGATATGATCTTTTGGTATAACTTTGATTAATTCAAAAgggttgtttttaatttgattaaagaacttgttggtaaagtttttgaaagaatctaTTCAACCCCTCGCCCTTCTAGATTCCCAACTgatccaacaattggtatctagAGCTAGGGTCTTGAAAATTAATCAAGATTTTGTCAAAAGTTTCTGATCATGGCTGGGAATCAATTGCCATTCGTTAAAGGTGCGTccatagacctccaatcttttgTGGCACGAACTATCCCTTTTAGAAAGTTCATATGAAAATCTTCATTGAATCTGTTAATAGAGGCATTTGGAGTGCAGTGGTAAATGGATATATCGTTCCAAACCACGTAGTTGATAACAAGATTATAGAGTAACCTTATGGATCATGGTCTCAAgaagaaattagaaaaatgtgAGTATAACTCCAAGGCAATGAGTATTATAcattcttcatttaattttgatgagtTTTAATTTTCA includes these proteins:
- the LOC100781669 gene encoding uncharacterized protein isoform X1, yielding MASCVGTSPLYLPVGIGNFPHAHVKLTRPNIVGMKPLPYNIRKGELKIATLQNPSSHVRHAAALPGIGLEDVKILRKENFKCAAATASATQTVTRNSRSMTTDKVKSPKLDNNGPGLPPYDGDGHGGNGGGGGNFSGGLILLGILGVLDVLKDIEKQWQRKHNR
- the LOC100781669 gene encoding uncharacterized protein LOC100781669 (The RefSeq protein has 1 substitution compared to this genomic sequence), with amino-acid sequence MASCVGTSPLYLPVGIGNFPHAHVKLTRPNIVGMKPLPYNIRKGELKIATLQNPSSHVRHAAALNFKCAAATASATQTVTRNSRSMTTDKVKSPKLDNNGPGLPPYDGDGHGGNGGGGGNFSGGLILLGILGVLDVLKDIEKQWQRKHNRRS
- the LOC100781669 gene encoding uncharacterized protein isoform X2 produces the protein MASCVGTSPLYLPVGIGNFPHAHVKLTRPNIVGMKPLPYNIRKGELKIATLQNPSSHVRHAAALNFKCAAATASATQTVTRNSRSMTTDKVKSPKLDNNGPGLPPYDGDGHGGNGGGGGNFSGGLILLGILGVLDVLKDIEKQWQRKHNR